Proteins from a single region of Chryseomicrobium sp. FSL W7-1435:
- a CDS encoding acetamidase/formamidase family protein gives MKILQKTEGKIYSFSPEHDPIYRAKDGESLTIETFDCFTDQIKSEKQPLADLDWDKINPATGPIYVEGAEPGDALKVTILAIETDVLGVMMVGPGLGTLGEQVEDMKVKVMHVRHGRVLFNQLSLPVRKMIGVIGVAPAAGEVNCGTPGPHGGNMDNKMVAEGATLYFPVQTPGALFALGDLHAAMGDGEVSVSGVEVAGSVTVKLEVIKGMRLEQPILENGRYFTQIASAETLDEAAKIATDLLVNRIATYTNLKFEDALMLMSAVGNVEICQMVDPLMTVRAVFPKSILDQLETTLLP, from the coding sequence ATGAAAATCCTACAAAAGACAGAAGGTAAAATTTACTCGTTTTCACCAGAACATGATCCCATTTATAGAGCTAAGGACGGCGAAAGCCTTACTATTGAAACATTTGACTGCTTCACGGATCAAATTAAATCTGAAAAACAGCCTCTAGCTGACCTGGATTGGGATAAAATCAATCCAGCCACTGGTCCGATTTATGTCGAGGGAGCAGAGCCTGGAGACGCATTGAAGGTGACCATACTGGCTATCGAGACAGACGTTTTAGGCGTCATGATGGTAGGCCCGGGTCTAGGGACTCTTGGTGAACAAGTAGAAGATATGAAAGTAAAAGTCATGCATGTGCGTCACGGCAGGGTACTATTCAATCAACTCAGTCTACCTGTTCGAAAAATGATTGGCGTTATTGGTGTAGCACCAGCTGCTGGAGAAGTGAATTGTGGAACGCCTGGGCCACATGGTGGCAATATGGATAATAAAATGGTGGCTGAAGGGGCAACGCTGTATTTCCCGGTTCAAACGCCAGGAGCTTTGTTCGCGCTAGGCGATTTACATGCAGCAATGGGGGACGGCGAGGTATCTGTCTCAGGTGTTGAGGTAGCAGGCTCTGTAACGGTGAAACTGGAAGTCATTAAAGGCATGAGATTAGAACAACCAATCCTTGAGAATGGTCGTTACTTTACACAAATTGCTTCGGCAGAGACGCTTGATGAAGCAGCAAAGATTGCCACTGATTTATTGGTGAATCGAATAGCGACTTACACGAATCTAAAGTTTGAAGATGCCCTGATGCTGATGAGTGCAGTTGGAAATGTTGAAATCTGTCAAATGGTGGATCCGTTGATGACGGTGCGGGCAGTGTTCCCAAAATCCATTTTAGATCAGCTAGAAACGACTTTGTTGCCATAA